The DNA segment CATCAGGCGCCCGACCGGCTCCCGGGGATCGCGCAGCCGCTTGATGTGCGTCAGATAGCGGCTGGCCTTGACGGCCATCACGAACCCGTCGGGGGTGCGGTCGCGCCAGTCGGCGAAGGTGGTCTCCTCGGGCAGCCGGTAGAAGGCGGCGTTGCTCTCGACGGTGGCGAACTGCCGCGCGTACTCTTCCAGCCAGAGCCGCTGTGGCCGGTCCGCCGGGTAGAGGACCCCGCGCCAGTCCTTGTACTGCCAGCCGGAGGTTCCGACGAGGACGGTCATGACCCGGATGCCTGCCCGGCCGGGGGCGGGGTCTATCAGCCGTCGCTCGCGGGGACCGGCCGTCCGGCGTACCGTGCCGGCGCCGGGGCCGGGCCCGGGGGCCGGCTGTCCCGGACGGGTGCCGTTCAGCGCAGCAGGCTGTCGAGGAAGTCGCTGCCCAGGCGGGCCACGGTGTTCAGGTCGAGCTGGTACCCGACGTAGCGGCCGCGGCGCTGGGTGGTGATCAGGCCCGCCTTCTTGAGGCGCGCGATGTGGCGGGAGGCCTCCGGTGCGGTGAGGCCGTGGGCGGCGGCCAGTTCGCCGGTGGTGTGCGAGCCGCGGGCCAGGGCGCGGCACATGCGCATGCGCACCGGGTGGGCGAGCGCTTCCAGGCGGGCCTGGAGCAGGTTGACCGTCATGGGGCGGGGCAGGTCGGGGGTGGTGATGGGGTACTGGATGACGGGTCGCCAGCCGGGGGTGATCATGGTGACCAGGTGGGGCCGGCCGAACGCGGTCGGGATGCAGGTGAGCCCCAGGTCGGAGGTCGTTCCCGCGCCGTCCACGAGTTTGTCGATGACCAGACGCTGCTGCTGGTCGTCGAGTTGGAGGGCGGGCGAGATGGCGGTCAGGGCGGGGGCCAGGCCCTTGCGCCGGAGCAGTTCCGTCTTGTGCCGGGCGTCGGCGTACAGGCGGGTGCGGGCGTCGTGCCAGGCGTCCGCGAAGAACTCCCGCTCGCAGTCCTGGAACAGCCGGCGCAGCCAGGCGCGGACCCCCCGGGGGTCGGTGAGCAGCCGGTCGGCGAAGGCGGCCTGCCGCGGGCCGCGGATCGCGGCCCGCTCGCGGGCCTCCTGTGCGTCCTTCGCGCTGATCAGCGGCTGGGGGACGCCCCGGTGGTACTGCGCCATGCAGGAGATCTCCAGGGCGGAGGCCACGAAGGTCTCGTCG comes from the Streptomyces angustmyceticus genome and includes:
- a CDS encoding DUF5937 family protein gives rise to the protein MSVVLDISRLEPRQVLFAPSPLSELAEMLHVLSAPDHHPGLRAWATATATGLSSGLADRLAEADFLWHATRADILLPARPAATLAEELDALDERDDETFVASALEISCMAQYHRGVPQPLISAKDAQEARERAAIRGPRQAAFADRLLTDPRGVRAWLRRLFQDCEREFFADAWHDARTRLYADARHKTELLRRKGLAPALTAISPALQLDDQQQRLVIDKLVDGAGTTSDLGLTCIPTAFGRPHLVTMITPGWRPVIQYPITTPDLPRPMTVNLLQARLEALAHPVRMRMCRALARGSHTTGELAAAHGLTAPEASRHIARLKKAGLITTQRRGRYVGYQLDLNTVARLGSDFLDSLLR